Below is a window of Natronorubrum halophilum DNA.
CCGCCGACGAGCAAGGCGACGCCGAACGGGCGCGCCCCGCCGGTCTGGGTGTACTCCTGAATGTGATCGGTGACGGACCGCGTCAGCGTTTCGACGCCGATCGTTTCGCCGTACCGGAGCTGTTCGCCCTGGGCGCGCCGCCGAGCGAGGTCGACGAGTTGGCGCGCGTCGGCCACGTGACCGGCGCTCGCGATACCGATGTGATCGTCGGCCTTGTGGATCTTTTCGACGCTCGAGCGTTCCATGAGCGACGAATTGACCTGCCGGTTGGCCGCGAGGACGACGCCCTCCTGGGTGCGGATACCGACGCTCGGGGTGCCGCGTTTGACGGCTTCGCGAGCGTATTCGACTTGATAGAGGCGTCCGTCCGGGGAGAAGATCGTGATCCCCCGGTCGTAGGCCTGCTGTTGGGATTGACCTTGCATTGGTTCCTCAGGTCGTTCGTGACCTTCACCTCAGGTAAGGGACACCTATATATAAGGGTTTGTGAACGGTGAGCGTCGATCGGTGACTACGGTCGGGCTCCGCAAAGCGAAACGACGGGCGACTCGGAACGGACCCCCAGACGCCGTTTAATAATCGCCGAGGACGCCCAACGTGCGGGCGCGCTTCGTCGTGAGACCGAACACGGCGTAGCCGAGTCCCAGGTAGCCGACCGCCGTCGCGACGAGGACGGCGAACGCGACGGGGTCGAACTCCCAGAGTCGAACGCCCTCGGTCATCGTTAGCTGGAGCAGGGCGCTCCCCTGCACCAGCGGCAGTGCGGCCGTCCACCACAGATCGAAGGCGGGAGCCGAAATCAGGCCGACGAACGCGAACCCGAGGAGGTTGACGACGCTGTCGATCCGCTTGTACAGCACGCTCAATCCACCCATGGCGAGACCGAGGCCCAGCGCGGAGGTGATCGCCAGCATCGCCACGGGGACGACGGTCAGGAGGTGCAACTCGAGTCGCGTTC
It encodes the following:
- the psmA gene encoding archaeal proteasome endopeptidase complex subunit alpha, whose amino-acid sequence is MQGQSQQQAYDRGITIFSPDGRLYQVEYAREAVKRGTPSVGIRTQEGVVLAANRQVNSSLMERSSVEKIHKADDHIGIASAGHVADARQLVDLARRRAQGEQLRYGETIGVETLTRSVTDHIQEYTQTGGARPFGVALLVGGIDGDGEPRLFETDPSGTDYEWQAAAIGSNRNEIQDYLEEHYRPDLDLDAGLELALNALAAAEDDPVDAADVDVATIGTDDETFRSVSTDYLETILAEIDGGELDE